The following coding sequences lie in one Haematobia irritans isolate KBUSLIRL chromosome 3, ASM5000362v1, whole genome shotgun sequence genomic window:
- the LOC142229554 gene encoding uncharacterized protein LOC142229554: METAFMEDIRQRDMKIKKHFNDLEQLLEATMDLISKKNFLNNSSIASLHTLEMQMKLSLLEIGTDSIIFILNEAYKKLIEFDIKVLELKSNPKGSSERDVLKVLTMRHHYKNFLDCKMDDVLSFARRVGMSLQCEEGNFTTAHATWVNYFHVKV; the protein is encoded by the exons atGGAAAC cgcTTTTATGGAAGACATTCGTCAACGAgacatgaaaattaaaaaacactTCAATGATCTCGAACAGCTATTGGAAGCAACAATGGATTTAATTTCCAAAAAGAATTTCCTAAATAACTCTTCTATAGCAAGCCTTCATACCCTAGAAAtgcaaatgaaactttctctacTGGAAATAGGCACGGACTCAATAATATTCATATTAAATGAAGCTTATAAAAAGTTAATCGAATTTGATATCAAAGTATTGGAACTAAAAAGTAATCCCAAAGGCTCGAGCGAAAGGGATGTTTTAAAGGTATTGACCATGCGCCACCATTACAAGAATTTCTTGGATTGTAAAATGGACGACGTCCTCTCATTTGCACGTAGAGTGGGCATGAGTCTACAATGTGAGGAAGGGAATTTCACAACGGCTCATGCAACGTGGGTGAATTATTTTCACGTAAAGGTTTAA
- the LOC142231939 gene encoding uncharacterized protein LOC142231939, with protein sequence METDFMEDIRHRDREIKKQFNDLEQLLQATLNLICKQNSPSRDSIEMQMKISLLAIGEDSLILLYNEVWKKLIEFDIKVLELQSNSNASCERDVLNILSMQYHYKNFLECKLGDVLSFLKRRNLHFTKAYFGIPTVFTHNFNIFNF encoded by the exons ATGGAAAC CGATTTTATGGAAGACATTCGTCACAGAGACagggaaattaaaaaacaatttaatgatCTTGAACAGTTACTTCAAGCTACGTTGAATTTAATTTGCAAACAGAATTCCCCAAGTCGTGACTCCATAGaaatgcaaatgaaaatttctctcTTGGCAATTGGCGAGGACTCATTAATACTGCTATACAATGAAGTTTGGAAAAAGTTAATCGAGTTTGATATCAAAGTATTGGAATTACAAAGTAATTCCAACGCATCCTGTGAAAGAGATGTATTGAATATATTGTCCATGCAATaccattacaaaaatttcttggaaTGTAAATTGGGAGACGTCTTATCGTTTTTAAAGAgaagaaatttacattttaccAAGGCATATTTTGGAATTCCTACCGTTTTCACGcacaattttaatatattcaaCTTTTAG